The following are encoded together in the Tursiops truncatus isolate mTurTru1 chromosome 10, mTurTru1.mat.Y, whole genome shotgun sequence genome:
- the PRR3 gene encoding proline-rich protein 3 isoform X1, translating into MPKRKKQNHQQQQPQQQPPLPEREETGDEEDGSPIGPPSLLGPPPMANGKPGDPKSALHRGPPGSRGPMIPPLLSLPPPPRGRGPIRGGLGPRSGPYGRGWWGVNAEPPFPGPGHGGPSRGGFHKEQRNPRRLKSWSLIKNTCPPKDGPQVMEDKSDRPVCRHFAKKGHCRYEDLCAFYHPGVNGPPL; encoded by the exons ATGCCGAAACGAAAGAAGCAGAatcatcagcagcagcagccgcaGCAGCAGCCCCCACTGCCAGAGCGGGAAGAGACTGGAGATGAGGAGGATGGGAGTCCCATCG GACCACCCAGCCTTCTGGGCCCTCCCCCCATGGCCAATGGAAAGCCTGGTGACCCCAAGTCAG ctCTTCACAGAGGTCCTCCGGGATCAAGGGGACCAATGATCCCACCACTGCTgagtctcccacctcctccccggGGCAGAGGCCCAATTCGGGGAGGCCTAGGCCCCAGGTCTGGCCCATATGGTCGTGGTTGGTGGGGGGTCAATGCTGAGCCTCCTTTTCCTGGACCAGGCCATGGGGGTCCCTCCAGGGGAGGCTTTCACAAAGAGCAGAGAAATCCTCGAAGGCTCAAAAGCTGGTCTCTTATCAAGAATACCTGCCCACCCAAGGATGGACCCCAGGTTATGGAAG ACAAATCTGACCGCCCCGTCTGCCGACACTTTGCCAAAAAGGGCCACTGTCGATATGAGGACCTCTGTGCCTTCTACCACCCTGGCGTAAATGGACCTCCTCTGTGA
- the PRR3 gene encoding proline-rich protein 3 isoform X2 — MPKRKKQNHQQQQPQQQPPLPEREETGDEEDGSPIALHRGPPGSRGPMIPPLLSLPPPPRGRGPIRGGLGPRSGPYGRGWWGVNAEPPFPGPGHGGPSRGGFHKEQRNPRRLKSWSLIKNTCPPKDGPQVMEDKSDRPVCRHFAKKGHCRYEDLCAFYHPGVNGPPL; from the exons ATGCCGAAACGAAAGAAGCAGAatcatcagcagcagcagccgcaGCAGCAGCCCCCACTGCCAGAGCGGGAAGAGACTGGAGATGAGGAGGATGGGAGTCCCATCG ctCTTCACAGAGGTCCTCCGGGATCAAGGGGACCAATGATCCCACCACTGCTgagtctcccacctcctccccggGGCAGAGGCCCAATTCGGGGAGGCCTAGGCCCCAGGTCTGGCCCATATGGTCGTGGTTGGTGGGGGGTCAATGCTGAGCCTCCTTTTCCTGGACCAGGCCATGGGGGTCCCTCCAGGGGAGGCTTTCACAAAGAGCAGAGAAATCCTCGAAGGCTCAAAAGCTGGTCTCTTATCAAGAATACCTGCCCACCCAAGGATGGACCCCAGGTTATGGAAG ACAAATCTGACCGCCCCGTCTGCCGACACTTTGCCAAAAAGGGCCACTGTCGATATGAGGACCTCTGTGCCTTCTACCACCCTGGCGTAAATGGACCTCCTCTGTGA
- the ABCF1 gene encoding ATP-binding cassette sub-family F member 1 isoform X2, which yields MPKGPKQQPPEPEWIGDGETTSPTDKVVKKGKKDRKTKKTFFEELAVEDRQAGEEKKVLKEKEQQQQQQQQQQKKKRDARKSRRKKDVDDDGEEKELMERLKKLSVPASDEEDEVPAPVPRGGKKTKGGNVFAALIQDQSEEEEEEEEKHPPKPAKPEKNRINKAVSQEQQPGLKGKKGKEEKSKGKAKPQNKFAALDNDEEENEEEITKEEEPPKQGKEKAKKAEQGSEEEGEEEEEEGESKADGPFAHLSKKEKKKLKKQMEYERQVASLKAASAAENDFSVSQAEVSSRQAMLENASDIKLEKFSISAHGKELFVNADLYIVASRRYGLVGPNGKGKTTLLKHIANRALSIPPNIDVLLCEQEVVADETPAVQAVLRADTKRLKLLEEERQLQGQLEQGDDAAAERLEKVYEELRATGAAAAEAKARRILAGLGFDPEMQNRPTQKFSGGWRMRVSLARALFMEPTLLMLDEPTNHLDLNAVIWLNNYLQGWRKTLLIVSHDQGFLDDVCTDIIHLDAQRLHYYRGNYMTFKKMYQQKQKELLKQYEKQEKKLKELKAGGKSTKQAEKQTKEALTRKQQKCRRKNQDEESQEAPELLKRPREYTVRFTFPDPPPLSPPVLGLHGVTFGYEGQKPLFKNLDFGIDMDSRICIVGPNGVGKSTLLLLLTGKLTPTRGEMRKNHRLKIGFFNQQYAEQLRMEETPTEYLQRGFNLPYQDARKCLGRFGLESHAHTIQICKLSGGQKARVVFAELSCREPDVLILDEPTNNLDIESIDALGEAINEYKGAVIVVSHDARLITETSCQLWVVEEQSVSQIDGDFEDYKREVLEALGEVMVSRPRE from the exons ATGCCGAAGGGACCCAAGCAGCAGCCGCCGGAGCCCGAGTGGATCGGGGACGGAGAGACCACGAGCCCCACAG ACAAAGtggtgaagaaagggaagaaggacaGGAAGACCAAAAAGACG TTCTTCGAAGAGCTGGCAGTAGAAGACAGACAagctggggaagaaaagaaagtgctCAAGGAGAAggagcagcaacagcagcagcagcagcagcag CAAAAAAAGAAGCGAGATGCTCGAAAAAGCCGTCGGAAAAAGGATGTGGATGATGACGGAGAGGAGAAGGAGCTCATGGAGCGTCTTAAGAAGCTCTCAGTGCCGGCCAGTGATGAGGAGGATGAGG TACCTGCCCCAGTACCCCGAGGAGGGAAGAAAACCAAG GGTGGTAATGTTTTTGCAGCCCTGATTCAGGATCAgagtgaggaagaagaggaggaggaagaaaaacatcCTCCTAAGCCAGCCAAGCCAGAGAAAAATCGGATCAATAAG GCTGTATCTCAGGAACAACAGCCAGGGCTCAAGGGcaaaaagggaaaggaggagaagtCAAAGGGGAAGGCCAAG CCTCAAAATAAATTTGCTGCTCTGGACAATGACGAGGaggagaatgaagaggaaataacaaaagaagaggaacCACCcaagcaagggaaggagaaggccAAGAAGGCCGAGCAG GGctcagaggaagaaggagaggaggaggaggaggaaggggagtcCAAGGCTGATGGTCCCTTTGCTCACCTTagcaagaaggagaagaagaagctGAAGAAACAG atGGAGTATGAGCGCCAGGTGGCTTCATTAAAAGCAGCCAGTGCTGCTGAAAATGACTTCTCCGTGTCGCAAGCAGAGGTGTCTTCCCGCCAGGCCATGTTAGAAAACGCATCTGACATCAAG CTGGAGAAGTTCAGCATCTCCGCCCACGGCAAGGAGCTGTTTGTCAACGCAGACCTGTACATTGTCGCCAGCCGCCGCTATGGGCTGGTGGGACCCAATGG CAAGGGCAAGACCACTCTCCTCAAGCACATCGCCAACCGAGCCCTGAGCATCCCTCCCAACATCGACGTGCTGCTTTGTGAACAGG aggTGGTAGCCGACGAGACGCCGGCCGTGCAGGCTGTTCTCCGAGCCGACACCAAGCGCTTGAAGCTGTTGGAAGAGGAGCGGCAGCTTCAGGGACAGCTGGAGCAGGGCGATGACGCGGCTGCTGAGAGGCTCGAGAAG gtgTATGAGGAATTGCGGGCTACCGGGGCAGCAGCTGCAGAGGCCAAAGCCCGCCGGATCCTGGCCGGTCTGGGCTTTGACCCTGAGATGCAGAATCGACCCACACAGAAGTTCTCGGGGGGCTGGCGCATGCGCGTCTCCCTCGCCAG GGCGCTATTCATGGAGCCCACGCTGCTGATGTTGGATGAGCCCACCAACCACCTGGACCTCAACGCTGTCATCTGGCTCAATAA CTACCTCCAAGGCTGGCGGAAGACGCTGCTCATCGTCTCTCATGACCAGGGCTTCCTGGATGACGTCTGTACCGATATCATCCATCTTGATGCCCAGCGGCTCCATTACTACAGGGGCAATTACA TGACCTTCAAGAAGATGTACCAGCAGAAACAGAAGGAACTGCTGAAGCAGTATGAGAAGCAGGAGAAAAAGCTGAAGGAGTTAAAGGCGGGCGGCAAGTCCACCAAGCAGGCG GAAAAGCAAACAAAGGAAGCCCTGACTCGAAAGCAGCAGAAGTGCCGGAGGAAAAACCAGGATGAGGAGTCACAGGAGGCCCCCGAGCTCCTGAAGCGGCCCAGGGAGTACACCGTGCGCTTCACGTTCCCTGACCCACCGCCGCTCAGCCCTCCGGTGCTGGGCCTGCATG GTGTGACGTTTGGCTATGAGGGGCAGAAACCACTCTTTAAGAATCTGGATTTTGGCATTGACATGGACTCAAGGA TCTGCATCGTGGGCCCTAATGGTGTGGGGAAGAgcaccctgctgctgctgctgacagGCAAGCTGACGCCG ACTCGTGGGGAAATGAGGAAGAACCACCGGCTG AAAATTGGCTTCTTCAACCAGCAGTATGCAGAGCAGCTGCGCATGGAGGAGACGCCCACCGAGTACTTGCAGCGGGGCTTCAACCTGCCCTACCAGGATGCCCGCAAGTGCCTGGGCCGCTTTGGCCTGGAGAGTCACGCCCACACCATCCAGATCTGCAAACTCTCTG GTGGGCAGAAAGCCCGAGTTGTGTTTGCAGAGCTGTCCTGTCGGGAGCCCGATGTCCTCATCTTG GACGAGCCCACCAATAACCTGGACATTGAGTCTATCGACGCTCTTGGGGAGGCCATCAACGAATACAAGGGTG CTGTGATCGTCGTCAGCCATGATGCCCGACTTATCACAGAAACCAGCTGCCagctgtgggtggtggaggagcAGAGTGTTAGCCAGATCGACGGCGACTTCGAAGACTACAAGCGGGAGGTGTTGGAGGCCCTGGGGGAAGTCATGGTCAGCCGGCCCCGAGAGTGA
- the ABCF1 gene encoding ATP-binding cassette sub-family F member 1 isoform X3: MPKGPKQQPPEPEWIGDGETTSPTDKVVKKGKKDRKTKKTFFEELAVEDRQAGEEKKVLKEKEQQQQQQQQQQQKKKRDARKSRRKKDVDDDGEEKELMERLKKLSVPASDEEDEVPAPVPRGGKKTKGGNVFAALIQDQSEEEEEEEEKHPPKPAKPEKNRINKPQNKFAALDNDEEENEEEITKEEEPPKQGKEKAKKAEQGSEEEGEEEEEEGESKADGPFAHLSKKEKKKLKKQMEYERQVASLKAASAAENDFSVSQAEVSSRQAMLENASDIKLEKFSISAHGKELFVNADLYIVASRRYGLVGPNGKGKTTLLKHIANRALSIPPNIDVLLCEQEVVADETPAVQAVLRADTKRLKLLEEERQLQGQLEQGDDAAAERLEKVYEELRATGAAAAEAKARRILAGLGFDPEMQNRPTQKFSGGWRMRVSLARALFMEPTLLMLDEPTNHLDLNAVIWLNNYLQGWRKTLLIVSHDQGFLDDVCTDIIHLDAQRLHYYRGNYMTFKKMYQQKQKELLKQYEKQEKKLKELKAGGKSTKQAEKQTKEALTRKQQKCRRKNQDEESQEAPELLKRPREYTVRFTFPDPPPLSPPVLGLHGVTFGYEGQKPLFKNLDFGIDMDSRICIVGPNGVGKSTLLLLLTGKLTPTRGEMRKNHRLKIGFFNQQYAEQLRMEETPTEYLQRGFNLPYQDARKCLGRFGLESHAHTIQICKLSGGQKARVVFAELSCREPDVLILDEPTNNLDIESIDALGEAINEYKGAVIVVSHDARLITETSCQLWVVEEQSVSQIDGDFEDYKREVLEALGEVMVSRPRE, translated from the exons ATGCCGAAGGGACCCAAGCAGCAGCCGCCGGAGCCCGAGTGGATCGGGGACGGAGAGACCACGAGCCCCACAG ACAAAGtggtgaagaaagggaagaaggacaGGAAGACCAAAAAGACG TTCTTCGAAGAGCTGGCAGTAGAAGACAGACAagctggggaagaaaagaaagtgctCAAGGAGAAggagcagcaacagcagcagcagcagcagcag CAGCAAAAAAAGAAGCGAGATGCTCGAAAAAGCCGTCGGAAAAAGGATGTGGATGATGACGGAGAGGAGAAGGAGCTCATGGAGCGTCTTAAGAAGCTCTCAGTGCCGGCCAGTGATGAGGAGGATGAGG TACCTGCCCCAGTACCCCGAGGAGGGAAGAAAACCAAG GGTGGTAATGTTTTTGCAGCCCTGATTCAGGATCAgagtgaggaagaagaggaggaggaagaaaaacatcCTCCTAAGCCAGCCAAGCCAGAGAAAAATCGGATCAATAAG CCTCAAAATAAATTTGCTGCTCTGGACAATGACGAGGaggagaatgaagaggaaataacaaaagaagaggaacCACCcaagcaagggaaggagaaggccAAGAAGGCCGAGCAG GGctcagaggaagaaggagaggaggaggaggaggaaggggagtcCAAGGCTGATGGTCCCTTTGCTCACCTTagcaagaaggagaagaagaagctGAAGAAACAG atGGAGTATGAGCGCCAGGTGGCTTCATTAAAAGCAGCCAGTGCTGCTGAAAATGACTTCTCCGTGTCGCAAGCAGAGGTGTCTTCCCGCCAGGCCATGTTAGAAAACGCATCTGACATCAAG CTGGAGAAGTTCAGCATCTCCGCCCACGGCAAGGAGCTGTTTGTCAACGCAGACCTGTACATTGTCGCCAGCCGCCGCTATGGGCTGGTGGGACCCAATGG CAAGGGCAAGACCACTCTCCTCAAGCACATCGCCAACCGAGCCCTGAGCATCCCTCCCAACATCGACGTGCTGCTTTGTGAACAGG aggTGGTAGCCGACGAGACGCCGGCCGTGCAGGCTGTTCTCCGAGCCGACACCAAGCGCTTGAAGCTGTTGGAAGAGGAGCGGCAGCTTCAGGGACAGCTGGAGCAGGGCGATGACGCGGCTGCTGAGAGGCTCGAGAAG gtgTATGAGGAATTGCGGGCTACCGGGGCAGCAGCTGCAGAGGCCAAAGCCCGCCGGATCCTGGCCGGTCTGGGCTTTGACCCTGAGATGCAGAATCGACCCACACAGAAGTTCTCGGGGGGCTGGCGCATGCGCGTCTCCCTCGCCAG GGCGCTATTCATGGAGCCCACGCTGCTGATGTTGGATGAGCCCACCAACCACCTGGACCTCAACGCTGTCATCTGGCTCAATAA CTACCTCCAAGGCTGGCGGAAGACGCTGCTCATCGTCTCTCATGACCAGGGCTTCCTGGATGACGTCTGTACCGATATCATCCATCTTGATGCCCAGCGGCTCCATTACTACAGGGGCAATTACA TGACCTTCAAGAAGATGTACCAGCAGAAACAGAAGGAACTGCTGAAGCAGTATGAGAAGCAGGAGAAAAAGCTGAAGGAGTTAAAGGCGGGCGGCAAGTCCACCAAGCAGGCG GAAAAGCAAACAAAGGAAGCCCTGACTCGAAAGCAGCAGAAGTGCCGGAGGAAAAACCAGGATGAGGAGTCACAGGAGGCCCCCGAGCTCCTGAAGCGGCCCAGGGAGTACACCGTGCGCTTCACGTTCCCTGACCCACCGCCGCTCAGCCCTCCGGTGCTGGGCCTGCATG GTGTGACGTTTGGCTATGAGGGGCAGAAACCACTCTTTAAGAATCTGGATTTTGGCATTGACATGGACTCAAGGA TCTGCATCGTGGGCCCTAATGGTGTGGGGAAGAgcaccctgctgctgctgctgacagGCAAGCTGACGCCG ACTCGTGGGGAAATGAGGAAGAACCACCGGCTG AAAATTGGCTTCTTCAACCAGCAGTATGCAGAGCAGCTGCGCATGGAGGAGACGCCCACCGAGTACTTGCAGCGGGGCTTCAACCTGCCCTACCAGGATGCCCGCAAGTGCCTGGGCCGCTTTGGCCTGGAGAGTCACGCCCACACCATCCAGATCTGCAAACTCTCTG GTGGGCAGAAAGCCCGAGTTGTGTTTGCAGAGCTGTCCTGTCGGGAGCCCGATGTCCTCATCTTG GACGAGCCCACCAATAACCTGGACATTGAGTCTATCGACGCTCTTGGGGAGGCCATCAACGAATACAAGGGTG CTGTGATCGTCGTCAGCCATGATGCCCGACTTATCACAGAAACCAGCTGCCagctgtgggtggtggaggagcAGAGTGTTAGCCAGATCGACGGCGACTTCGAAGACTACAAGCGGGAGGTGTTGGAGGCCCTGGGGGAAGTCATGGTCAGCCGGCCCCGAGAGTGA
- the ABCF1 gene encoding ATP-binding cassette sub-family F member 1 isoform X1 translates to MPKGPKQQPPEPEWIGDGETTSPTDKVVKKGKKDRKTKKTFFEELAVEDRQAGEEKKVLKEKEQQQQQQQQQQQKKKRDARKSRRKKDVDDDGEEKELMERLKKLSVPASDEEDEVPAPVPRGGKKTKGGNVFAALIQDQSEEEEEEEEKHPPKPAKPEKNRINKAVSQEQQPGLKGKKGKEEKSKGKAKPQNKFAALDNDEEENEEEITKEEEPPKQGKEKAKKAEQGSEEEGEEEEEEGESKADGPFAHLSKKEKKKLKKQMEYERQVASLKAASAAENDFSVSQAEVSSRQAMLENASDIKLEKFSISAHGKELFVNADLYIVASRRYGLVGPNGKGKTTLLKHIANRALSIPPNIDVLLCEQEVVADETPAVQAVLRADTKRLKLLEEERQLQGQLEQGDDAAAERLEKVYEELRATGAAAAEAKARRILAGLGFDPEMQNRPTQKFSGGWRMRVSLARALFMEPTLLMLDEPTNHLDLNAVIWLNNYLQGWRKTLLIVSHDQGFLDDVCTDIIHLDAQRLHYYRGNYMTFKKMYQQKQKELLKQYEKQEKKLKELKAGGKSTKQAEKQTKEALTRKQQKCRRKNQDEESQEAPELLKRPREYTVRFTFPDPPPLSPPVLGLHGVTFGYEGQKPLFKNLDFGIDMDSRICIVGPNGVGKSTLLLLLTGKLTPTRGEMRKNHRLKIGFFNQQYAEQLRMEETPTEYLQRGFNLPYQDARKCLGRFGLESHAHTIQICKLSGGQKARVVFAELSCREPDVLILDEPTNNLDIESIDALGEAINEYKGAVIVVSHDARLITETSCQLWVVEEQSVSQIDGDFEDYKREVLEALGEVMVSRPRE, encoded by the exons ATGCCGAAGGGACCCAAGCAGCAGCCGCCGGAGCCCGAGTGGATCGGGGACGGAGAGACCACGAGCCCCACAG ACAAAGtggtgaagaaagggaagaaggacaGGAAGACCAAAAAGACG TTCTTCGAAGAGCTGGCAGTAGAAGACAGACAagctggggaagaaaagaaagtgctCAAGGAGAAggagcagcaacagcagcagcagcagcagcag CAGCAAAAAAAGAAGCGAGATGCTCGAAAAAGCCGTCGGAAAAAGGATGTGGATGATGACGGAGAGGAGAAGGAGCTCATGGAGCGTCTTAAGAAGCTCTCAGTGCCGGCCAGTGATGAGGAGGATGAGG TACCTGCCCCAGTACCCCGAGGAGGGAAGAAAACCAAG GGTGGTAATGTTTTTGCAGCCCTGATTCAGGATCAgagtgaggaagaagaggaggaggaagaaaaacatcCTCCTAAGCCAGCCAAGCCAGAGAAAAATCGGATCAATAAG GCTGTATCTCAGGAACAACAGCCAGGGCTCAAGGGcaaaaagggaaaggaggagaagtCAAAGGGGAAGGCCAAG CCTCAAAATAAATTTGCTGCTCTGGACAATGACGAGGaggagaatgaagaggaaataacaaaagaagaggaacCACCcaagcaagggaaggagaaggccAAGAAGGCCGAGCAG GGctcagaggaagaaggagaggaggaggaggaggaaggggagtcCAAGGCTGATGGTCCCTTTGCTCACCTTagcaagaaggagaagaagaagctGAAGAAACAG atGGAGTATGAGCGCCAGGTGGCTTCATTAAAAGCAGCCAGTGCTGCTGAAAATGACTTCTCCGTGTCGCAAGCAGAGGTGTCTTCCCGCCAGGCCATGTTAGAAAACGCATCTGACATCAAG CTGGAGAAGTTCAGCATCTCCGCCCACGGCAAGGAGCTGTTTGTCAACGCAGACCTGTACATTGTCGCCAGCCGCCGCTATGGGCTGGTGGGACCCAATGG CAAGGGCAAGACCACTCTCCTCAAGCACATCGCCAACCGAGCCCTGAGCATCCCTCCCAACATCGACGTGCTGCTTTGTGAACAGG aggTGGTAGCCGACGAGACGCCGGCCGTGCAGGCTGTTCTCCGAGCCGACACCAAGCGCTTGAAGCTGTTGGAAGAGGAGCGGCAGCTTCAGGGACAGCTGGAGCAGGGCGATGACGCGGCTGCTGAGAGGCTCGAGAAG gtgTATGAGGAATTGCGGGCTACCGGGGCAGCAGCTGCAGAGGCCAAAGCCCGCCGGATCCTGGCCGGTCTGGGCTTTGACCCTGAGATGCAGAATCGACCCACACAGAAGTTCTCGGGGGGCTGGCGCATGCGCGTCTCCCTCGCCAG GGCGCTATTCATGGAGCCCACGCTGCTGATGTTGGATGAGCCCACCAACCACCTGGACCTCAACGCTGTCATCTGGCTCAATAA CTACCTCCAAGGCTGGCGGAAGACGCTGCTCATCGTCTCTCATGACCAGGGCTTCCTGGATGACGTCTGTACCGATATCATCCATCTTGATGCCCAGCGGCTCCATTACTACAGGGGCAATTACA TGACCTTCAAGAAGATGTACCAGCAGAAACAGAAGGAACTGCTGAAGCAGTATGAGAAGCAGGAGAAAAAGCTGAAGGAGTTAAAGGCGGGCGGCAAGTCCACCAAGCAGGCG GAAAAGCAAACAAAGGAAGCCCTGACTCGAAAGCAGCAGAAGTGCCGGAGGAAAAACCAGGATGAGGAGTCACAGGAGGCCCCCGAGCTCCTGAAGCGGCCCAGGGAGTACACCGTGCGCTTCACGTTCCCTGACCCACCGCCGCTCAGCCCTCCGGTGCTGGGCCTGCATG GTGTGACGTTTGGCTATGAGGGGCAGAAACCACTCTTTAAGAATCTGGATTTTGGCATTGACATGGACTCAAGGA TCTGCATCGTGGGCCCTAATGGTGTGGGGAAGAgcaccctgctgctgctgctgacagGCAAGCTGACGCCG ACTCGTGGGGAAATGAGGAAGAACCACCGGCTG AAAATTGGCTTCTTCAACCAGCAGTATGCAGAGCAGCTGCGCATGGAGGAGACGCCCACCGAGTACTTGCAGCGGGGCTTCAACCTGCCCTACCAGGATGCCCGCAAGTGCCTGGGCCGCTTTGGCCTGGAGAGTCACGCCCACACCATCCAGATCTGCAAACTCTCTG GTGGGCAGAAAGCCCGAGTTGTGTTTGCAGAGCTGTCCTGTCGGGAGCCCGATGTCCTCATCTTG GACGAGCCCACCAATAACCTGGACATTGAGTCTATCGACGCTCTTGGGGAGGCCATCAACGAATACAAGGGTG CTGTGATCGTCGTCAGCCATGATGCCCGACTTATCACAGAAACCAGCTGCCagctgtgggtggtggaggagcAGAGTGTTAGCCAGATCGACGGCGACTTCGAAGACTACAAGCGGGAGGTGTTGGAGGCCCTGGGGGAAGTCATGGTCAGCCGGCCCCGAGAGTGA
- the PPP1R10 gene encoding serine/threonine-protein phosphatase 1 regulatory subunit 10 isoform X6: protein MAVIRSQSSTQPAEKDKKKRKEEGKSRTTPPERPLTEVKAETRAEEAPEKKREKPKSLRTTAPSHAKFRSTGLELETPSLVPVKKNASAVVVSDKYNLKPIPLKRQSSTAAPGDAAPPAEKKYKPLNTTPNATKEIKVKIIPPQPMEGLGFLDALNSAPVPGIKIKKKKKVLSPTAAKPSPFEGKTSTEPSTAKPSSPEPAPPSEAMDTERPGTPVPPVEVPELMDTASLEPGALDAKPVESPGDPSQLTRKGRKRKTVTWPEEGKLREYFYFELDETERVNVNKIKDFGEAAKREILSDRHAFETARRLSHDNMEEKVPWVCPRPLVLPSPLVTPGSNSQERYIQAEREKGILQELFLNKESPHEPDPEPYEPVPPKLIPLDEECSMDETPYVETLEPGGTCGSPDGAGGSKLPPVLANLMGSMGAGKSPQGPGGGGINVQEILTSIMGSPNSHPSEELLKQPDYSDKIKQMLVPHGLLGPGPIANGFPPGGPGGPKGMQHFPPGPGGPMPGPHGGPGGPGGPVGPRLLGPPPPPRGGDPFWDGPGDPMRGGPMRGGPGPGPYHRGRGGRGGSEPPPPPPPFRGARGGRSGGGPPNGRGGPGGGMVGGGGHRPHEGPGGGMSSGSGHRPHEGPGSGMGGGHRPHEGPGGGMGGGSGHRPHEGPGGGMGAGGGHRPHEGPGHGGPHGHRPHDGPGHRGHDHRGPPPHEHRGHDGPGHGGGGHRGHDGGHSHGGDMSNRPVCRHFMMKGNCRYENNCAFYHPGVNGPPLP from the exons CTGAGGAGGCCCcggagaagaagagggagaagccCAAGTCCCTCCGAACCACGGCGCCCAGTCACGCCAAGTTCCGCTCTACCG GACTAGAGCTGGAGACCCCGTCTTTGGTGCCTGTGAAGAAGAATGCCAGTGCAGTGGTGGTTTCTGACAAGTACAACCTTAAACCCATCCCCCTCAAGCGTCAGAG TTCCACAGCCGCCCCAGGAGATGCTGCACCCCCTGCAGAGAAGAAATACAAGCCACTCAACACAACACCCAATGCCACCAAAGAGATCAAAGTGAAGATCATCCCGCCACAGC CTATGGAGGGCCTGGGCTTTCTGGATGCGCTCAATTCAGCCCCTGTTCCAGGCATCAAaattaagaagaagaagaaggtgcTGTCACCCACAGCTGCCAAG ccaagcccATTTGAAGGGAAAACGAGCACAGAACCGAGCACAGCCAAACCTTCTTCCCCAGAGCCAGCACCTCCTTCTGAGGCTATGGACACAGAACGTCCAGGGACCCCAGTTCCCCCTGTTGAAGTCCCAGAGCTCATGGATACTG CCTCTTTGGAGCCAGGAGCTCTGGATGCAAAGCCAGTGGAGAGTCCCGGAGATCCTAGCCAGCTGACCCGGAaaggcaggaagaggaaaacTGTGACCTGGCCTGAGGAGGGCAAGCTGAGAGAGTATTTCTATTTTGAACTGGATGAAACTGAACGAG TGAATGTGAATAAGATCAAGGACTTCGGAGAGGCAGCTAAGCGAGAGATACTGTCAGACCGACACGCGTTTGAGACGGCCCGGCGTCTGAGCCATGACAACATGGAGGAGAAGGTGCCCTGGGTGTGTCCCCGGCCCCTGGTGCTGCCCTCACCTCTTGTCACCCCTGGAAGCAACAGCCAGGAGCGGTACATCCAGGCTGAGCGGGAGAAGGGGATCCTTCAGGAGCTCTTCCTGAACAAGGAAAG TCCTCACGAGCCTGATCCTGAGCCCTATGAGCCTGTCCCCCCCAAACTCATCCCCCTAGATGAG GAATGTTCCATGGATGAGACCCCATATGTTGAGACCCTGGAGCCGGGGGGGACCTGTGGCTCACCCGATGGGGCAGGCGGTTCCAAGTTGCCTCCTGTTCTGGCCAATCTTATGGGAAGCATGGGTGCCGGGAAGAGCCCCCAgggtcctggaggaggaggcatcAATGTGCAGGAGATCCTCACCTCCATCATG GGTAGCCCTAACAGTCATCCCTCAGAGGAACTGCTGAAGCAACCAGACTATTCAGACAAGATCAAGCAGATGCTGG TGCCTCATGGACTCTTAGGGCCTGGTCCCATAGCCAATGGTTTCCCACCGGGAGGCCCTGGGGGCCCAAAGGGCATGCAGCACTTCCCCCCTGGACCTGGCGGACCTATGCCAG gtCCCCATGGAGGCCCTGGGggccctggtgggccagtgggtCCACGTCTCCTgggtcccccaccccctccccgagGGGGTGATCCCTTCTGGGATGGCCCAGGTGACCCCATGCGGGGTGGCCCGATGCGTGGGGGACCAGGTCCGGGGCCATACCATAGAGGCCGTGGTGGCCGAGGCGGGAGTgaaccacctcctcctcctcctccattccGAGGGGCCAGAGGAGGTCGCTCTGGAGGAGGACCTCCAAATGGAAGAGGGGGCCCTGGTGGGGGCATGGTCGGAGGTGGTGGGCATCGTCCCCATGAAGGCCCTGGTGGGGGCATGAGCAGTGGCAGCGGACATCGTCCCCATGAaggccctggcagtggcatgGGCGGTGGGCATCGCCCCCACGAAGGCCCTGGCGGCGGCATGGGTGGTGGCAGTGGCCATCGTCCTCATGAAGGCCCTGGTGGAGGAATGGGTGCTGGTGGTGGACATCGGCCCCATGAAGGCCCTGGACATGGGGGGCCCCACGGCCACCGGCCTCATGATGGCCCTGGTCACCGAGGCCATGACCATCGAGGGCCACCCCCTCATGAGCACCGTGGCCATGATGGCCCTGGCCATGGCGGAGGAGGCCACCGAGGGCATGATGGAGGCCACAGCCATGGAGGAG ACATGTCAAATCGCCCTGTTTGTCGACATTTCATGATGAAGGGTAACTGCCGCTATGAGAACAACTGTGCCTTCTACCACCCGGGTGTCAATGGGCCCCCCCTGCCCTAG